The sequence below is a genomic window from Clostridium sp. BJN0001.
AATACACAGGATATTACTTAGTTATTAAAGATCCTACAAGAGTTAAAATAGGAGTCACTTCAAAACTTAAAGTAGAAGGAGAAACAACAACTGAAATAGCACAGAATAATGATGCAATAGCAGCAATAAATGGTGGAGGTTTTACTGATACTCAGTGGACAGGAACAGGGGGACTTCCTATAGGCGTTATTATGACAAATTCAGAGATAAAATATACTGATTTAAGTGAAGCTGGTAAAACAGATCTTTTTGCGATAACAAAAGAAGGAAAGATGGTTGTTGGAAAATATTCCATAAATGATCTTAAGAAAATAAAAGCAAGCGAAGCATTAAGCTTTAAACCAACTCTTATTATAAATGGTAAGAATACACCAATAAAAGGAGATGGAGGCTGGGGTGTTGCACCACGAACAGCTATAGGACAGAGAAAAGAAGATGGAGCTATAATAATGCTTGTAATAGATGGAAGAGGAATAGGCAGCACAGGAGCTACAATTAAAGAAGTTCAGGAAATCATGAAGAAGCTTAAATGTTATAATGCCATAAACTTAGATGGAGGTAAATCATCTACAATGTATTATGACGGTGATCTTGTAAACGAACCTTCATACAGCATGGGAGAGAGACTTATTCCTTCAGCGGTTATCGTAGAGTAAACATAGTAAAAGCGAAAGGAAATTATTTATGAAAGTATTTAAAAGATTAATTGCATGGGCAATGATATCTTTAGTTTTGCAATTAGGACTGCTTTTTTTTCTTGATAAAATAGTATTTAGACATACATCATATTTTAATAGTAAGAAAATTGAGCTTAATAAAGATAAATCAAAAGAAGTAAATGCATCACTTCCAAATAATGCTGAATCTGTTCAGGTATCATTTGATGGAAAGTATATTTTATATTATGTAGACAATAATCCATATGTGATGGAAGCTAAGACAGGAGAAGCAAAACAAATAGAAGGAGATAATGATGCACAGATACTATTTTTAACATGGATTCCTGATAGAAATAGGCTTGCAGCACTGCAAAAAGTAAGGTTATCTTCTACAAATAAAGTTCAGCTTGTAACTTATAATCCAAAAGATGTTTCACAGACAGAAGTTACAAATGTATGTAGTTATACTGATAACTTCAAAGTTAATAACTTTACTGTGTCATCTATTACAGGAGTGTATTACATAGATGTAAGTACAAATGGAAATAATAGTATTGTATATAGAATTGACATAAATAATAATCTTACAAAGTTTCCTGTAAATGCAGAATCGATTTTGAGTATGTGTGTTGTTCCACATCAGGATAGGCTTATATATCAAGATGAAGAATCAAGGAAATTTTATGAAACAAATCCTAAGAAAGAACTTACATTTAATACGAATAAAAATCTTGAACTTCTTGGAATTGACAGGCAGGATGTCATATATATTGGAGAAGTTGATGGAAAAAAGATAACAAGTATAATTTATGGTACTCTTGATGAAAATACTACTGAGTGGAAAAAAGTAAATATAGATTCTCCGATAGATAAAGAGGATGTATTCTTCTCAGATAAGAGCGAAATATATGTTAATGATAATCTTAAAGGAGTAGTAGAAAATATTACATCTGGTAAGAAAATGGATTATGAAGGCAGGCTTATAAAAATGTCAAATGATTTTATAGCTCTTGAAGATAATTCTGGAAAAGTAACATATAAAAATATTTCAGATAAAAAATAATATTTTAGGAGGAGAAAACTAATGAATGATTTTATATTAGATAAAATTTTAATTATTCCAGCAATGCTTGTAGCATTTACATTTCATGAGTATGCACATGCATTTATGGCTGATAGATTAGGAGATAAAACTCCAAGATTTCAGGGAAGATTAACTCTTAATCCATTAGATCATATTGATCCATTAGGTTTTATAGCTGTACTTTTATGCGGCTTTGGATGGGCAAAGCCAGTTCAGGTAAATCCTTCTGCATATAAAAATTATTTTAAAGATGATCTTAAAGTAAGCCTTGCAGGTCCTATTGCAAATTTTATTGTATCAATAATTTTTGCTTTTATTTTAGGATTTTATGCAAAATTTTTATATGCAAGGCTTCCTTATGGACTTAATGCTATACTATATAACATAATAAATTCAGTTGTATTTATAAATATAAATATAGGAATATTTAATCTTTTGCCAATCCCTGGACTTGATGGATTTAGTCTTTTTAGAGATTTATTTCCTGATAAATTTTATAAATATGAAAATAAGTTTTATCAGTATCAAATACTATTTTTAATAGGAATAATTGTGATAGGTGGAAGAATAATTTCAATACCATGTAATGCACTTTATTCGTCACTTATAAGACTCGTTCAGTCTTTACTTTTTTAACTTAAAAATTTACATGTATAAGATAAAAAGTTATCTTTTTATCGCTCCATCCAAGATCCCATGGAACATTTAGTCTGTCTGTATTGTGGCAGGTTACGAGTGAATATCCTTTAGAATCTGCCCCACTTACAACAGAAACATGTGTTATATCGCCTTTCTTTTCATATGCGACTATGTCGCCAGGAAGAAGTTTATAAGAAGCTTTATAAACTTTTTCATATGATCCTCTTGCAATTAATGAAGCTCTTCCACTATAAAGCATATAATGAGTGAATTTCCCTGCATTAACCCATGAAGCAGAAGCTTCACCTTTATTATAATTCCATGAAGAATTTTTTCTGAAATTTTCGCTTGCAAAAAGAGTTTGGGAAGCAAAGTTTGCACAGTCTCCTCCAGCAGGGTTAAAATCTCTATATTTTTTATTATATGATGAATTTTCATCTGAAGAATTAGATATTCCACAATATTTAAATGCATACGAAATAGCTTTTTTTCTATTTTCTTTTATATCGGAAAGATCACGCTCATTTTCAGACATTATATGTGTAGTTATTGAATCTACTTTTAGATTTTCAAGATTTAATGAATCTGCAAATGGATCTGTATACCATTCTTTGGCTATTAGATAGTCATCATTTTCTTTTACTAATTTTAAAATATGGTAAGTTCCTATTCCACAGGAATTTATTTTAGTATCATCATTTAAATATTTATATTTATAAAATGTATTACACTTTATATAAAAATTAACAGAAGTATCATTTGAAGTTATTTTTTTAAATGTGAGATTAGGCGTTATATTTATAAATTTTATACCTTGTTTTTCTGCCCAATTATTTATGTATTTTATTTTTCTTAATTCATATTCATAAGCGAACTGTCCTAATTTGCAGTTTTTTGCATATAATGACTTTACACTTTTTAAGTCACCAGTAAGGATTGAGTTATTTCGTTTTATAAAGATATTTTCTGCTATTTTTTTATAAAGCGACTTGTCATCTTCTTCGTTAAAAGAAGTTTTACATTCTTGCAGAGCATCATCTATGAGAGATATACATGTTTTTGTATATTCATCTTCTTTAATATCTAAATACCAATCTTTTTCTAAATTGTCCTCTTTAAAGTATTTTGCTTTTAAAATTATTTCAGGACGATATTCAAAGTGAAGTATATCAAAATGCGCCCATTTTCCTCCCCAGATAAAATTGTTGTTTTCAAAAGCAGATACCATTTCAGAAGGATATTCTTTAATTCTTTTTTTGCCATTTTCTTTAGTATTCCATTTCCAGTAATCATATTTGCTGCTTTTCAAATCAATAGCAATTCCATATGAATGTGGGCTTAATCTTCCAGTACCTTTTATTACTCTATAGTTAAAAGTTCCACTTCCAGGATATAAAAGAGCACCTACCTTGGAATTAGATTTAGAAATTGTAGAAACTTCTTTTAAAGCATTATCTAAAGAAGCACATGCGTTATTGTTTTTATTAAACTCATAATTAGGATAAACTGATGTAAGATTTTTAAGATTTTTTGATATTTCAGTTTTAGAATGTCCATATACTTCATTTAGAAGCTCATAATTTCTACATCTTCCAGGATCAAAATCGTCTTCTTGAATATCATCTTTATATTCTAGAGGATATATGTCTTCTAAAGTATCTTGAATATCTGCATTTATTAATTTTTCTTCATTAGTTTTTTTCTTTTTATCATCATATAAAATTTTTTTACCTGAATTCATTACTAAGTATATATCGGAATTATTTTCTAAAGTCACGTTTTTAATAAAAGATTTATATGATAACATTAGAACTAAAATATCCTGCTTTGCTTTTCTTAGATATTTAATGTCCATATTTTGGTCTGATGCTTTTACTGACATATTACATACAAGAGACATTATAATATAAAATAATATTACCTTATTTTTCATAAAATTATCACCTCTTTTTAGTTTATCCAAAGAAAAAACATAGTATGTACCTTATTGTATTATTGAGAAAAAAAATAAATAGTTGTAAACTATAAGTAAAAACAAAA
It includes:
- a CDS encoding phosphodiester glycosidase family protein — its product is MGVFITFLIFELLFTVCTFPFLLLYGPFETAKSTYIGAAMTSKSHQFLATLFMSEEKINNILGNNSVDETSDETTNLNEINIPKIKDSTIELYKLDDNSKYTGYYLVIKDPTRVKIGVTSKLKVEGETTTEIAQNNDAIAAINGGGFTDTQWTGTGGLPIGVIMTNSEIKYTDLSEAGKTDLFAITKEGKMVVGKYSINDLKKIKASEALSFKPTLIINGKNTPIKGDGGWGVAPRTAIGQRKEDGAIIMLVIDGRGIGSTGATIKEVQEIMKKLKCYNAINLDGGKSSTMYYDGDLVNEPSYSMGERLIPSAVIVE
- a CDS encoding dipeptidyl-peptidase IV, with product MKVFKRLIAWAMISLVLQLGLLFFLDKIVFRHTSYFNSKKIELNKDKSKEVNASLPNNAESVQVSFDGKYILYYVDNNPYVMEAKTGEAKQIEGDNDAQILFLTWIPDRNRLAALQKVRLSSTNKVQLVTYNPKDVSQTEVTNVCSYTDNFKVNNFTVSSITGVYYIDVSTNGNNSIVYRIDINNNLTKFPVNAESILSMCVVPHQDRLIYQDEESRKFYETNPKKELTFNTNKNLELLGIDRQDVIYIGEVDGKKITSIIYGTLDENTTEWKKVNIDSPIDKEDVFFSDKSEIYVNDNLKGVVENITSGKKMDYEGRLIKMSNDFIALEDNSGKVTYKNISDKK
- a CDS encoding site-2 protease family protein; amino-acid sequence: MNDFILDKILIIPAMLVAFTFHEYAHAFMADRLGDKTPRFQGRLTLNPLDHIDPLGFIAVLLCGFGWAKPVQVNPSAYKNYFKDDLKVSLAGPIANFIVSIIFAFILGFYAKFLYARLPYGLNAILYNIINSVVFININIGIFNLLPIPGLDGFSLFRDLFPDKFYKYENKFYQYQILFLIGIIVIGGRIISIPCNALYSSLIRLVQSLLF